From one Perca fluviatilis chromosome 10, GENO_Pfluv_1.0, whole genome shotgun sequence genomic stretch:
- the hs3st1 gene encoding heparan sulfate glucosamine 3-O-sulfotransferase 1 translates to MAAVLLGLLLFAMQSPPVPSRPMANEGPPSTSSPTYNDKTTSHPNGTLQQLPQIIIIGVRKGGTRALIEMLSLHSAVAAAQNEVHFFDWESHFQKGLPWYLSQMPYAFPDQLTVEKTPAYFTSSKVPKRIYQMNTDIKLLLILRDPTGRVLSDYTQVFYNRLQKHKRYQPIESVLVKDGEINLGYKALNRSLYYVHMQNWLQYFPLESIHVVDGDELIRDPFPEMKKVERFLKLEPQINASNFYFNKTKGFYCLRDHGRERCLHDSKGRAHPHVAPAILQKLYQFFHEPNKKFFELVGRPFNWK, encoded by the coding sequence ATGGCAGCCGTGCTCCTCGGGCTGCTGCTTTTTGCAATGCAGTCTCCCCCCGTCCCCTCCAGGCCCATGGCTAACGAGGGGCCACCTTCCACCTCATCGCCCACCTACAACGACAAGACCACCAGCCACCCAAACGGGACCCTCCAACAGCTTCCTCAGATTATAATTATTGGCGTGAGGAAGGGGGGAACGCGGGCTCTGATAGAGATGCTCAGTCTGCACAGTGCAGTGGCGGCGGCTCAGAACGAGGTGCACTTCTTTGACTGGGAGAGCCACTTTCAGAAGGGCTTGCCTTGGTATCTCAGCCAGATGCCCTACGCCTTCCCCGACCAGCTGACGGTTGAGAAGACGCCGGCCTACTTCACCTCCAGCAAAGTCCCCAAACGCATTTATCAGATGAACACTGACATCAAACTGCTGCTCATCCTCAGAGACCCCACGGGGCGGGTGCTGTCGGACTACACCCAGGTCTTTTACAACCGCCTCCAGAAGCACAAGCGCTACCAGCCCATCGAGTCCGTTCTGGTGAAGGACGGCGAGATCAACCTGGGATACAAGGCTCTCAATCGCAGCCTGTACTATGTTCACATGCAGAACTGGCTGCAATACTTCCCACTGGAGAGCATTCACGTGGTGGACGGGGATGAGTTGATCAGGGACCCCTTCCCCGAGATGAAAAAGGTGGAAAGATTCTTAAAGCTGGAGCCCCAGATAAATGCTTCAAATTTTTACTTCAATAAAACTAAAGGATTCTACTGTTTGAGAGACCACGGGCGAGAACGGTGTTTACATGATTCAAAAGGCAGGGCTCACCCTCATGTGGCGCCTGCCATCCTGCAAAAACTCTACCAGTTCTTTCACGAACCCAACAAAAAGTTCTTTGAGCTGGTGGGCCGACCATTCAACTGGAAATGA